A window of Sphingobacterium kitahiroshimense genomic DNA:
TTGGAAAAGCGCTCGATATTGGTGCTAAGGGGGTGCAAGTTCCACAGATTACGAATGCTTCTGAGGCACAGCAGGCCGTTCAGTATGCTAAATTTGCACCTTTAGGAATGCGTGGGGTTTGCCGTTTTGTACGTGCTGCCGCGTATTCCAATACAGACCGATTTGAGTACTTTAAATCGGCAAATGATAACTATTTGATTTTACAACTGGAAGGGGCTGAGGCTATTCAAAATGTGGATGAAATTATTGAAGTGGAAGGTGTTGATGTAATTTTTATAGGTCCCTATGATCTATCGCAGGCTTTGGGTGTGAGCGGTCAGATCAACCATCCTTTGGTACTGGAAAAGATGCAAGTTATTATTGATAAATGTCGGACAAAGGGATTAGCAACCGGTGTATTTACGGATAACTTGAAAGATGCTAAATCTTGGATACAATTAGGTGTCAATTATATTTCTTATTCGGTAGATGTAGGTATTATTCAAGAAGCTTCGAAAGCGATTTTACAAGAGCTGACAAGCATGAAGGGATAGCTATATGAATCTCCTTTACCATGAGCTACGTGCTACAGTAAAGGAGATTCGTTTTTTATTTAAAGATTTATTGTATGGGTTCATCGACGTAAATAATTTGTTCTACTGCTGTTCCCAAGATACCTACTCCTCCGGTGATATTTCCTTTGTTCAAAAGAACTTCCTCTTCTGAATTGCCCTGTTTGATATTGGTGTAATTATAATAGTATTGATAAAATGTTGGATCTACGCCTTGCAAAATGCCTTTATATTAAAAAAATACCAAGGTCTGCTGACATGAGTCTTGGTGTTGTTTATGTGGCATTGAGAATTCCAATTAGGCTTAGTTTTTAGGATAGGCAAAAATTCACTACTTTAATTTGTTATTAGGAGGTAGGATAGTTTACTTAATGATCAATATTGTTTTAGAATCAGGTCTTGGATTGATATATCTTGCAGTTATAAGTTTTTTAAATTATAATCTTCTTAAAAATGCAAATTGTGAAAAATTGGTCAGTATTCATTTTAATGATATTTTTTGCTTCTCATGTGGTTGCCCAAAACTTTATGGCAGGTGGCCGACAGCATTTACCACCTAAACCTACTCGGGTAGAAGGTATAGCTAGTCCCGTGAAAAGTCTGGATGGCGAATGGGAAATTAATCTTACCCCATCTGCTACGTCAATTTCTGATAAGACTGCTTCAGCCAACTGGAATAAAATTATGGTGCCAGGTGAGGCCATGATGCAAGGGTTTAAAATAAAGCATGACACCGCCTTTGTATACCGTAAAAAAATAAACATCACCGAAAATACTAAAGGTAAACGTCATGCTGTGCGTTTCAACGGTGTATTTAATCATGCAAAGGTTTATTTTAATGGGAACCTCGTACGTGAGCATTTTGGTGGGTTTACCGCGTGGGATGTGGATATAACGAAGTTTATCAAACCTGGTCAGGACAACTGGTTGCATGTGGAAGTCACGGATCGTGCGGATGATATTTCTTATGCCTCTGGTTATGCA
This region includes:
- a CDS encoding HpcH/HpaI aldolase family protein; the encoded protein is MSFEIKLKNKEVVIGPFSKTSDAGMIEAMGYAGFDFIIIDLEHGPNDVLNAQNLVRAAEISNTFPIIRVAENGPTEIGKALDIGAKGVQVPQITNASEAQQAVQYAKFAPLGMRGVCRFVRAAAYSNTDRFEYFKSANDNYLILQLEGAEAIQNVDEIIEVEGVDVIFIGPYDLSQALGVSGQINHPLVLEKMQVIIDKCRTKGLATGVFTDNLKDAKSWIQLGVNYISYSVDVGIIQEASKAILQELTSMKG